ATCACCTTATTGCTAAATGAATCGTCAAAATAACGAGACTTTGGAATAATGTGTTCAATTTCATAGGCAGGAGTAAACAATTTGCTCAATGGTATAATCTCTCCTGTATAAGGCGAACGGTATTTCTGTTCCAGCCAAAGCTTATACTTCAGTACTTCGTTTGAGGATGGTTGAGACAATTTAGATATCTTCAGGATATCATCAGGAATCTCAATCCCTGAATTGAGAATATCATCTTCAAATATTTTAAGTATTTCTTGCTGTGCAGGAGAGTATGGACGAACATTCTCGACAACTGGATCATTTTTCAATTCTGCAAGAATAGCTTTAATTCTAAGGTTCGTATTTTCATTTTCTGTCACTTTACTTGTCATACGTTTCCTTAGATCTGCCGGATTCTTTATATCCCTGCCCAGCTCAACATGTATCTCGTCAAAGAAATGCGCTCCACCTTTGCCATAATACGTCCAAATATCTTTAACAACACGCAGTGTTTCGGTAATAACCTGTTCTACGATAGGGTTCCTCAGGGAGTGTTGCTTAAATTCAGCACGCAAATATTTTTCAATATCTTCCGGCGAATTCCATTTTAATATATCTCCGGACTCTGAATGCCTGTCATAAACCACATAACAAGCAAGCCACAGAGGCAATCCTCTGAAATGCTCTAAGCAAGTTAAATCTTTAGTTTTCTCTCTTGTTCTTGTTTTTATCTGTTCATCCCATTCACCATCAATGAGCATATTTATGCGTTTTTTTGTAAATGCATCTATATTGTCCTCACTCCAGTATTTGCCCAATCTCATCACAGAGAGCAACCTTTTTATAGCTTTAGCTGAATAAGCTCCATACTCTTTTTTGAAAGGAGGGAATTTTATAAATTCGTCGGCAAAATTATCTGGTAAATTATTCTTTCCTGCAAAACTTGTCAGAGCTTTTAATAGTTCCTGCTTATCTTCTACAGAGTAAAGAATATGCCAAAGCTCTTCTTCTTTTATTCTATCAAATTCGGGAACATCTATTTTACTTAGCCTATTTTTTATCATAGCATGGGTTTCATTACATGGATATACCTTATCCTCCACGTAATTCCAACGATAATTCCCGGCAACCTTTCCTTTGAGTCCTAATGGCGGATATTTCAAAAAGGCTTTCTGATCAATTTCCTTTCTTTCATTCATCCATTCAAACAAATCCACATATTCTTTTTCTGAAGAGATAAATTGCCCTGTTACATCAACATCAGTTTTTAGTTTTCCATCAACCGTTGCTTCCTTAATATATATCTTTAGATTTTGCACAAACTGCCAGAGTCTGAATTCCTGAAAAAGAGGATGAGATTTTGCAATACATTTAATTGATTCAACCTTCTCATTACCATCTTTATCCTTATAGCGTCTGACTTCATAAGGACAATTACTAATCAACGATTTATTGCTCTTCAAAGGCCGTTGATAGAACAAAATATCATCAACAAATAAATAAGTAAAGTCTCTGTTCCTTATGCTGTCTTTATGGTTATCATTGTGAGAATACAGCTCATCTACACAGGTCGCGTACAAGTCTCTGTCTCTAAGCTCCGGATGAAATTGTTTCTGTGTATTCAGTATTAATTCAAGTTCTTTTTTATAGAACTTACGCTCTATAGTACTAATTAATTTACCTTTAATCTTTTGATCTGGATTTGCCAGCAAAACATCATATATATACTCTCCTACTGTTTTATCTGAATGCTCAACTTCTGACTCTGTCTTTTTCTTTTTTAAAGTCCAGTCGTTCTCGTCAGGTGCCCGGAATGATCTTTTTTCCTCTCCGTATTTATTGAGCTTTACAGTACCATCAGCATTAATATCGGTAGTAACTATAAAGTCTTTTACTTTTCCGGTCCAATCAAGAAAAACCTTACTTTGTCTACGATAAACCCAACCATTTTCCAGTATTACACTATACCAATCTCCATCCGCTTTCTTTTCATCACCGGCAATAACATCTACCACTTTAAGAGAGTAAAATTCAACCAAATTGTTTTTATTGTCCTTTTCTTCTTCTCCTCTTAATTGATAATATCCACGCTTTTGATTAAAGTTAAGAAGAATCCATGCAAGTTCATACTTCTCAATAGGTTTTGTAAGTGCTTTTTTTCTCAAATAATAAATAGTCCAATCATACGGAAGCTGTTTACCAGAATTGGCAAATGAAGGATTATTGACCAAAAAATCAGCAATCATCTCATTAAAAGAAGATTTAAATAAGAAATCATATTTACCAGTATTATCTGATCTTAAATATGGAATTTTAGGCTCTGCATGATTTACAAATTTACCAGGATTAACATCGAAATCAATTTCATTTTCATAGTGTTTAGGCAAAAGTCCTAATATATGTAGCACACGGTGAAGTCTTTCTCTGCGCAACAGGCTTCTTTCTCTTAGTCTTCTTACGCCTCTATAGCCTGTTCTTTCGGCTGTTTGTGAAATCGTATTTCCCTTTTCAAAATTACCTAAAACGCTTTGGTCCATTGGTATAATCCGGCTGTTTGCAGCAATAATGTGACCTTCTTTTGTTTCCTGATCATTTTCAATAAGTGCCCAGCCTATAGAATTGGTTCCTAAGTCTAATCCTAATATCTTTTTCATTTCATAGCATTTTTATATTTAAGACTTAAAGATAAAAATTATTTATCACATATAAAAATATAATCATAAAAGAATTGCATTTACAAATTTATTATTTATATTTGCAGTACAATTTTGAAGCAATTCACAATAAGGATTATTCCGTTGTGAAAACATTTTAGGCGGGGCAACTCGCCTTTTTCTTTTTATACGAAATCATAAAGAAGAATTACGTATATACTAAGACCCGTGATCCCATGTATTTATATTATTACTAACGGTCCCCTTTACATTTTTCTGTAGTATCGTTTTTATTTGCTATTCATTAATAAATCTATCAATGGCATATTCAAATAATAATTAATGCAACCTTACCTGAAAATCCAAACTCCAATAATTCTCCAACCAAACCTCAATAAATAAAATCCATTGGCGAATGGATAAAAATTATTCTAGAATAATTTTTTATTGAAAAAGCATTTATTAATCTGCCTGAAACATGCAGTATCAAAGATATTAGCTTTGTATTTTCAATTCTGTTACAGGTAATCTATGTCATACTCAAAATAAAATATAAAAATATAATCATAAAAAGTATCTATATATTAAGTTAATTTATATATATTTGCACCGCTAGATAATTTAATCAAGCATTAAAAATAGTATAAACAAATAAAAACTTAAACGATCAATGAATAACATAAAAAAACAAGTCCCTGATTCAATGGCCGGATGTATTAAAGTGGCCGACATAGCAAATATCTATTTCCCGCAATATTCTAAAACGGAAACAGCTAAAAAGAAATTCCGCATTATGATAAGAAAATCTAAAGCGCTGTATAACAAATTAATGGAGAAGGGATATAACGAAGAATCAGAACATCTCACCCCTATACAAAAAGATTTAGTATTCAGCTTCTGGGGAGAACCTCAAAGGTACGTCATAATAAAGAAGTAGGCTGAATACATAAAAACAACGTATAGTTATTTCAATTCATATCCATATACTTTTCTATCAAAATAAAACAAATTAAACGGTTTATAATTTATTATAAACTATAATTTAAATATCATTTCTTAGGTGCGCATCCCTGTGCACCTTTCTTTTTTCCACATCACACAACAATCTGTTTCACAAACACATACACCTACAAAGAGTGTGCACAATGGTGTGCTTAGTTATTGTAGTCAAATTTCATATAAAGAATGAATCTATAATTGTTTTAAAGCTGAGTCTATATCCGCATATCTAAATTCATTAAAATACCATTTTTCCCTTAAAATGATTTGTTTCCATGAAACGCCACAAATATTTGGAGGGTATCAATCTGCCAATTACTTTTGTCGGCGATAGAAATATATGGATATAAATTAATTACTAATCAATTTTTTAATAAATCATGGAAAACAGTCAGGAATTACCTGTTGACATTCTTGCAAAAGGATACATTCTTATGCCGAAAACATTGTTCATTCACACCTTTAGCCGACTGGAAAAGCAATGCAGTTATATCAGTGCTTTCCTTACAGTTCTGGCTAAGGTAAACTATAAGGACTGTGAGCTTAACATCAACGGAAACGTCATAGTTTGTCACAAAGGTGAATCAATCATATCTCTCCGAACATGGGCGAAACATTTCGGATGGAAATTAGGCAAAACAAGATGTTTTTTCGACAAACTAGAGAAAACAGGATTCATAAAAATAATACACACAAAATATGGTATAAACATCATCAGGGTGATTAACTATGAAATATGGACCAACAGCCGGGTAGAAGAGAAAATGAAACAGAAAACCAAAAGTGAGGAGCTGTTTGAGCTGTTCTGGAACCAGTATCACGAGATAACTCAAACACCAAAAAGAGAGATTGGTGCAGCCCGGAAAGCATGGAATAAACTAACCGAGAAGGAACGAAATATAGCAGTAAAAAGCATCTACGCCTACTACATGTCACTGGAAAGTACAAAGTACATAAAGCGGGCACACAGCTACATAAGCGACAAATCTTTTCTTAACGAGGATATTTATTAATTTTTATATTACTATATTACCACATGGAGAAACATATTAACATGCCGTTTGCTCTCGATTATGAAACGGCGGTACTGGGTGCCTGTCTTCTTGAAACGAAAGCTATGCCACTGGCTATAAAATTCTTAAGAGCGGAAATGTTTTACGATGACAGGCACCAGAAGATATTTTCTGCGCTGGAGTGTATGTTCAACGAGGGGCGAAGTATCGACATTATCACCGTAACGGAGGAGCTGAAGCGACGCGGGGAGCTGGAAAAGGTGGGCGGACCGTTTTTCATTGTACAGCTGAGCAGCGAGGTGGCAAGCTCGGCTCACCTGGAAACACACGCCCTAACGCTGAAGGATTATTACATCCGCAGGGAACTAATAAAGGGCCAGAGCAAGATGCTGGCCATGGCGGTAGACATGACGGTGTACACCGAGGATGCTATTGCTGCCACGCAGGAGATGCTGGACAATCTGAACAAGGATGCGGCATGGAACAACTCGCTGCGCGACATGGAGACGCTGATGAGCGACACCATTGAGCTGGCGGAGGAAAGACGTGAGAAACAGGAGGAGGGCGTAACGGGTATTCCTACGGGGCTCACCGATCTGGACGTGCTCACGTCGGGATGGCAGAAGGGTGAGGCGGTCGTGATCGCCGCCCGCCCGGCTATGGGAAAAACAATGGTTTCGCTGCATCTGGCAAAGGCAGCGGCTAAGGCGGGGCACAATGTGTTGTTTTGCAGCATCGAGATGCAGGGCGAAAGGCTGGGCGACCGCCTTATCTTGCTGGAGAGTGACGTCAATGCGCACCGCTGGCGAAGTGGTCAGACTGCCCCGGATGAGTGGATCGACGGGCAAAACACGGCTCGCGAACTGGCTAAGCTGCCCATGATGATTGATGATAATCCGTCAATGAGTATGGACTATATCCGCGCCGAAGCCCGTATGTTGAAAAGCAAGGGTAAGTGTGACATGATTATTATTGATTACCTGCAGCTTAGTGACATGAAGAGCAACGACCGTGCGCTGCGCAACCGCGAGCAGGAGGTGGCTATTGCCACACGCAAGGCGAAGTTGATGGCTAAGGAGATGGACTGTCCGGTGATATTGCTCAGCCAGCTGAACCGTGACTCGGAAACACGACCAGGCAAACGTCCGCAGTTGTCGGATTTGCGCGAGAGTGGCGCCATTGAGCAGGATGCCGACCTGGTATTGTTGCTTTACCGTCCTGCACTGGCAGGTCTTGCCACCGACAAGGAAAGCGGGTATCCTACGGACGGACTGGGTATCATCATCGCCGCCAAGCATCGTAACGGCGAAACGGGCAATGTTTACTTCTCGCACAACAAGAGTATGACAAAAATAACAGACTACACACCGCCCATGGACTGGTTGATGAATCAAAAAACAAACTAAATATTACTTTCAGGTGTAACATTTTACATTTATTTTTAACTAGTTAATCATTAAACAATTACAGCTTAACAGCCAAATTTCCCTAACCAACCAGCAAGAGAGGCTTATGCCTCTCTTGTTTCTTTCCCCCATACACCTTTACGGCTCCCCCAAATGTTCCACAATTACCTTCACCTGCTTTGGTGTGTAAATGCGGCTGCGATGATTATATTCCAGCACGGTGAGCTGAGTGGCAAGGGTCTTGTTTCCGGTTATCCACCTAGCAAGTGTGCGCAATGCTGCCGGAATAGTCATGCAAGGGTTGTAAAGATGAGCCAGTTCGGCTTTTGTATACGTTCGGATTCTGAAATCTTCTTCCATTTCTATCTCTTTTATTCGTTTTTCATTACCGTAAAGTTAATGAAAAACAAGCTATTTTCAAAGAATAAAAGGCTATATAATCACTTCTAATTGTAACTAATTCACTCAAATTAAACTGAATGCACTTAGCTGTTCTGGCGCATGCGCCGATGCCTATCTTTGTAATGTTAACAAAAGGGATAAGAGCTCTGCCCACACACAGTATTAACCATTAAAAACAAAAAGAAAATGAGTGTAAAGTATTCAGTTGTAATGAGAAAAAATCCGTCGAGAATCACAGAACCAGGTAAGTATTACGCGCATGCACAGGCATACGGTGACTTGGATTTCGATTCGCTTTGCGAGGACGTAAACAGTAGATGTACGGTAACCAGAGCAGACCTTGCCGCAGTGATTGAGAGTGTGCTCGACTCGATGAAGCAAGCCTTGGCAAAAGGTCAGATTGTGCGCCTGGGCAACTTTGGAAGTTTCCAGATTGGGCTGAGCAGCAAGGGAGCTGAAAAAGAGGATGAGTATAACTCGTCATTTATTCGCGGAACAAGAATCGCCTTTCGTCCGGGTAAATTGCTTATCAATATGCAAAAAACGCTCTCTTATTCGCAAGTGGCCAAGCTTCCGGTGAAAGCCAAGGCAACCACTACTCCAGGCACAGGGGTTTAGTAACAACCTTGTCTTTGAAAGCGTTCCGGCCATGTCCGGATCGCTTTCACCTAACCTATTAATCAATTAAAAAAAGAAAGAAATGAAAATCATTGACGGCATTATAAACATTCTGCAAGTAGTGCTCCCTTTTCTGAAAAAGAAGGATGCCAAGCAAGTGCAGGAGTTCACCGACCTGGTAAAAAACCAGTTCGACTACCTGATGGAGCAACTCACAAAGTTTGAAACGGATTACTTTGAGCTATCCGAAAAGGTGCGCCAGATGTATCAGGAGATGATTACGCTCAACGCTCAGCTAAAGAACTATTTGTGTTATTGGGTGTAATGCTAAAAAGTATCTAAAGTACTAATAAACAGCAACTAAACTACTATAATGATCTTTTAAATAAAAAATAACCTATCATTGTAGACTAAATTATTAATCTATTGATATAGGATTGCGGTTATAGTTGATAAGAATCAAACACCCAACAAAAATACATCAAAAACCATCACTTTTACATCAAAAAACATCAAAAACTATCATTTTTTTGCCTACTTTTGTACTGTTTTTTAAGCAAAAATACCCTAATAATTGTATATTTATTTACACATAATAGGTAAAAAACAGGGTATAAAAATATATCTGAAACTCCTTGATAATAAAGCTTTCAGCATATTTGTGTGTATATAATAAATATATATATTATATTACAGTATAAAAATGAAAAGTTTCAATTTTTTCAGTTCGTGCAAGGGAGAGAGGGGATGAGGTTCAGGAAGAAATCGTTACAAACATTATCACAACCCCCTAGTTATCAGCACTTTACAAATCCAGCCAGATTAACCACATCTAAAGACCTTTGTATTCAATCAGTTAACAATTGATTCATTAATAAATTTATTTATTAAATAAGGTATAAATAATAAAGGTAGCAACTTGATTAAATTACTACCTTAACAAAACATTTGATTGAAAAATTAAAACAATGGAAAGTATTATTATTCTTTGGTTAACTTGCTTGTTCCTGCTATTGCAACACATGCAGCGACTACATAACTAAGTGAACTAATTAAACCAGATGGCAAAGCTAATGAGGCTATTGAGTTGATACTAATGACAGCCAAAGCAGAACCACCAACCGACATTGCAAGCCTCTTTAATTGAATGAAGAATAAAGGTGAATCACTCTTATATCTATTCTTTATTGCAATGCTTATCACAACTAATTGAATCATTAATCTATTAACTAAGTTCTTTATCTTGATCATACTATTGATATATATATTCTTTCATTATTACTTTTTGCTTGTGTTAACTTATCAGTCAATAAGTTTGCATAGATTCTACTATTAACTAATTGTCCTTTAATCTTATTAAGACCTACAAGAATACAACCTAAAGTATCAGCGGTTACATTACCTGCGTGAATCCTCACACCATCAAATGCTGGCACATCAATTAATAACGGTAATAGTTTCTTAAAGTGATTTGAGTACGTTACATCAACTAAGTATTTACCAAATGGTATTGCAGTACTTCCATATATCTTTGTCTCACCATTATCAAACTTACCATCTTTATTTATATCTCTTGTTGTATCCTCTAAAGTATCACAATAATATTCATTATCAATATATAACTTTCCTATTGTATAATCTTTGTTAAGATATATTCTTTCTAATTTTAATTCCATATTGATATATTATTAATGTATATATTATTTATTTAATTTCTTTTTCTTTGGTTCTTGTGGTTGTTCTGCTTCTGGCTCAGGATAACTAAAATCTGGTTGTGGTTGTTCTGCCATCAATTGATTATATGATTGTTCCTGTATCTTACCGATTATATTAGATACTAATGAGAATTTCAATTCTGCAAGGGCTGATAATACAGTGTTAATTTCTTCAACATTTAAATTTAAATTCAATTCTTTACTTTCCATTTTTATATATTTTTTATTAATTATTTATTACATTCTTTATATTCTTTTTTGTCACATCTGAACTGACATGTAACGTTGTAACATGCATACTTTTTCATCTCAATTTGATAATCTGTAATTTGCTTTTTTAAAGCTTCAATCTGATCTTTTAATATATCTATTTGTATAATAAATTCATCTAATTCTGATTCTTTATTATCTATAAGAGTCTGTAGTTTACTTACTTGCTTACTGAACCAATTAATCTGTGATTCATATACATTATTTGTTAACTCTTTTGTTTCAATCAGTTCTTTATTTACTTCTAAAGTTTCTTTATCTTTTTCATGCTTCTTATTGATAAAGTATTTAATGACCTTTTCAAGGTAGGGGAATAGCCATTTATTAGCTACAAACCACGTTGTTATTGATGATATAATTGTTATTATTGTTGCTGTTGTATTCATCTAATTATTTGCTTTTTGATATAATAATATGTAGTAATATAAGCAGACATTAATAAAAAAGCCCCTAAATAAATAGAGGCTTATAATTATAAATCAATAGGCATTGTATTAGTCACCGTTGTGGTTGGTAAATCTTGCCAGCTGCTTGTTCCTGCTGGATGCCAATGCCAGTACACAGTTTGACCAACTGAAAACTGGTGATTTATCGCACTTGATGAAAAGTTAATTGCTCCATTTCCATTGTCTTCAGGTGTTCCACCGTTGCCTTTATTATCACTATATGCAATATCAACCGAACCACCAACAGGATTTAAAAAACCTGAATTGGTTGAACATTCAAGAAATACTGTATATATTCCATTAGCCTGAGTATCAGACATAATATCAATATTAGCACCGAAATAATAAGTACCAGAAATATAACTTGAAAAACAATATACATTTGGATATACTATATTACTGTAAGGATTAACAGGTAATGTAATAGGGAATGTAATAGAATCATCACCAACCCATTTTCTTGATGGGGAACTTAAATGTACAATTTTGAAATAAACCACACTACCAGGTGTTAGTGGAGCACCTCCATCGGGAGGATTGTTAACATTTATTGTAAAGTACCAGTTTGGATATGAGCCCAAATTATTACCTAAATTAACTGCAACGTGGCTAGTGTGTGTAAAGTCATTGATTCGATTAAAGTACACCGCAAAAGTATGATCTGTTGATGTTATATCAGTTCCGCCCATTGGTATAATCGGTAAATTAACGTAAATAGTACCATCAAATTGACTTAAAGTATTATCAAGATATGGTTCATCATTGCGGAATGTAACAAAGTTATGATCATAACCTCTGAACACACCCAAGGGATAGCCAACTTTGCTTACACCTTGATTGATTACATTTCTTTCTGTCGGATTTTTTCCAAAGAATTTATCTTGTTCTAAATAGTCGGGGGAATTAAACCCGTACATATTCACTTTATCAGATAAACATAAAGTACTTACTTGATTACTAGCCTGTCCAATTGTACTAGATACTAAACTAGTCGTTATTCCTGTATTTGGTAATATCATTTTATTTTATTTTTTAATATATTTATTTCTTCTTGTTGTTCTTTAATTGCACTGATTAAATAAGGAATTAACTTTATATAATCAATTGATTTATAATTAGCATATATAGGATGAACAATTTCAGGTAAAACTTTTTCAACCTCTTGTGCAATTAGTCCTACATCAATAACATCTGTTTTATTTGAATTCAATTCTTTTGCGGTGCTATTCCAATTATAAGTTACAGGATTTAATTTATCAATTACTTCTAAACCTGATTCAATAGGTTTAATGTTCTTTTTTAATCTCTTATCAGAAGCAGAATAAGCAGTTACTTCACCCGTTGCGGTAATATTAGAATTAACCATTACACCTGTACAACTCAAGTTCATAACTTCAGTTCCACCATTACCGCAAGAATCAGTATTAAATAAAAATGCTAGTCGACTGTTTAAATTGGTTGTCGTTGATGCAATTGATTTAATAGTATTATATAATAGATTGGTACTAGTTCCATTCCACATACTATTCTGAAACATAATAGGATAACTATCTTTCTGCGTTGCTGTTGAACTTGCATCGCCAATTCTAGCACAATTAAAAGCTCCTTGTGAATTTACATGTGTAGAATTAAGAAAAATATCATTACTAGAATAAAAATCTAATCTATTAGATGCCTGAATACTAGACCAAGGAGCCATAATTAAATCATAAGTATCCTGACCATTATATTTTCTTGTATATTTAAGAATTTCAGAACCATTATTAGTTATTTTAATAAAGTTGGCTCCATTAGTATTAATAGTGTTAGAACTATTTAATGCAAATCCAACAAATGAATTATTATCAACACTTGTAATAGTATTATTAATAGTTGGCGTTGTAATATTTATATTACTATCCTCAAGTGTTATCCTAGATTTAGTACCCCAAGCAGAACTATATTTGATTAAATTAATTGGACCAGTATTTGTGTAAATATCGTTATTACTGTTTTGTAAACATATATTTTTTTGAGTATACAATTCTCCATTGAATTTGGCAAAATCATCAACAGTTAATGTTCCTGCAAATCTACCTGTACCACCAACATTTAAATTACCGCTATGTGATGCACTACCATCATCAGTAAAACTATGTGTCGTTGTAAATACAGGTGTAGAATCAGCACTTACATTTTGAATATATAAACTAGAAACAGTCGGACCAGCTGTTGAATAAGAGGGTCTAAAATAATAATTTTTATGTACATATCCAGTGCCACCAAATTCTACATTATGAGTACCTGTATTAATTGAACTTACATCATCAACAGTACTAAAGTTAAAAGCATTTGCTATTAACGTGCCATTAAATCTACCAGTACCAGCAACATCTAGTTTATAACCATCATCTGTATTTTTATTGATTAATAAATTACCACTGGCGGTTAATCTCATTTTTTCAACACCAAAAGTAGAACCATCAAATTGATGCCCTGTTTTGAACACAATATCACTACTTGCTGCAATTGCAGAATCGCCACCTGTCCAGAATCCTATTTTTTGTGCACCTGTTTTACTCCACAAATAACGATTACCAGATGTACCCTCAACGCTTAAAGATGAGCCATTAAAGTATCCATTGTTGGCAGTCCAATCTACATTAGATAAATTACTATTACCAGAATCCCAAAGTTTATACCAAGTAGTAGGATTTCCATTATTTCCATAATATATCTCATTACCACCAAAAACTAAATATCTTTGAAA
This genomic interval from uncultured Bacteroides sp. contains the following:
- a CDS encoding HU family DNA-binding protein, whose amino-acid sequence is MSVKYSVVMRKNPSRITEPGKYYAHAQAYGDLDFDSLCEDVNSRCTVTRADLAAVIESVLDSMKQALAKGQIVRLGNFGSFQIGLSSKGAEKEDEYNSSFIRGTRIAFRPGKLLINMQKTLSYSQVAKLPVKAKATTTPGTGV
- a CDS encoding tail fiber domain-containing protein → MSQLKIKNSTNSSAPAATGITAGELAICTLSGSEKLYTKNSAGTVVNLLDWSKIGSKPTTLSGYGITNTITDINSNYSGKIYDIPCRSIFSGNNLVDAPTTGWVSGLVLGDNWNSNHFQRYLVFGGNEIYYGNNGNPTTWYKLWDSGNSNLSNVDWTANNGYFNGSSLSVEGTSGNRYLWSKTGAQKIGFWTGGDSAIAASSDIVFKTGHQFDGSTFGVEKMRLTASGNLLINKNTDDGYKLDVAGTGRFNGTLIANAFNFSTVDDVSSINTGTHNVEFGGTGYVHKNYYFRPSYSTAGPTVSSLYIQNVSADSTPVFTTTHSFTDDGSASHSGNLNVGGTGRFAGTLTVDDFAKFNGELYTQKNICLQNSNNDIYTNTGPINLIKYSSAWGTKSRITLEDSNINITTPTINNTITSVDNNSFVGFALNSSNTINTNGANFIKITNNGSEILKYTRKYNGQDTYDLIMAPWSSIQASNRLDFYSSNDIFLNSTHVNSQGAFNCARIGDASSTATQKDSYPIMFQNSMWNGTSTNLLYNTIKSIASTTTNLNSRLAFLFNTDSCGNGGTEVMNLSCTGVMVNSNITATGEVTAYSASDKRLKKNIKPIESGLEVIDKLNPVTYNWNSTAKELNSNKTDVIDVGLIAQEVEKVLPEIVHPIYANYKSIDYIKLIPYLISAIKEQQEEINILKNKIK
- a CDS encoding type II CRISPR RNA-guided endonuclease Cas9 → MKKILGLDLGTNSIGWALIENDQETKEGHIIAANSRIIPMDQSVLGNFEKGNTISQTAERTGYRGVRRLRERSLLRRERLHRVLHILGLLPKHYENEIDFDVNPGKFVNHAEPKIPYLRSDNTGKYDFLFKSSFNEMIADFLVNNPSFANSGKQLPYDWTIYYLRKKALTKPIEKYELAWILLNFNQKRGYYQLRGEEEKDNKNNLVEFYSLKVVDVIAGDEKKADGDWYSVILENGWVYRRQSKVFLDWTGKVKDFIVTTDINADGTVKLNKYGEEKRSFRAPDENDWTLKKKKTESEVEHSDKTVGEYIYDVLLANPDQKIKGKLISTIERKFYKKELELILNTQKQFHPELRDRDLYATCVDELYSHNDNHKDSIRNRDFTYLFVDDILFYQRPLKSNKSLISNCPYEVRRYKDKDGNEKVESIKCIAKSHPLFQEFRLWQFVQNLKIYIKEATVDGKLKTDVDVTGQFISSEKEYVDLFEWMNERKEIDQKAFLKYPPLGLKGKVAGNYRWNYVEDKVYPCNETHAMIKNRLSKIDVPEFDRIKEEELWHILYSVEDKQELLKALTSFAGKNNLPDNFADEFIKFPPFKKEYGAYSAKAIKRLLSVMRLGKYWSEDNIDAFTKKRINMLIDGEWDEQIKTRTREKTKDLTCLEHFRGLPLWLACYVVYDRHSESGDILKWNSPEDIEKYLRAEFKQHSLRNPIVEQVITETLRVVKDIWTYYGKGGAHFFDEIHVELGRDIKNPADLRKRMTSKVTENENTNLRIKAILAELKNDPVVENVRPYSPAQQEILKIFEDDILNSGIEIPDDILKISKLSQPSSNEVLKYKLWLEQKYRSPYTGEIIPLSKLFTPAYEIEHIIPKSRYFDDSFSNKVICESAVNKDKDNKLGYEYIRDNRGKKIGVGFGKDVTLFTVQAYEEFVKSRYRGNNSKMKKLLLEEIPDSFINRQMNDSKYISRLVQHLLSAIVRINDEQETVSKNIISCNGTITTVLKKDWGMNDVWNDIVYPRFERMNRLTGSNDYGEWINREGKRVFQTRMPLLLQKGFNKKRIDHRHHAMDAIVIACASRNHINYLNNLYANEDSQRKDLRAILCHKSKPDDKGNYRWAFNKPWGTFTQDSREVLDAAIVSFKQNLRVINKTVNLYQKWVPNSNGVFEKTLCRQTKGDSWAIRKPMHKETVYGKISLRFKKKVNLAAAIDNWGTIVDKELKAAIKKLIIQYGKYDNKILTKYFKDREYNFEGRNVSKVEVYYFDDNISVSRSALDDSFSSKRIENISDTGIKKILSRHLESYNEIKGGKVIEHPELAFSADGIDQMNKNIIQLNDGTFHKPIFKVRVCEPIGNKFNVGTAGNNKNKYVEAAKGTNLFFGIYQNQEGKRSYETIPLNVVIERQKQGLSSVPEVNEKEENLLFSLSPNDLVYLPTQDEIENQHINWNDASSLGGRIYKMISSSGSQCFFIPSFVANPLIPTVELGANNKAEKAWTDEMIKNVCIKIKIDRLGNIIRANYDKENIILWQPSVLELKQ
- the dnaB gene encoding replicative DNA helicase, with product MEKHINMPFALDYETAVLGACLLETKAMPLAIKFLRAEMFYDDRHQKIFSALECMFNEGRSIDIITVTEELKRRGELEKVGGPFFIVQLSSEVASSAHLETHALTLKDYYIRRELIKGQSKMLAMAVDMTVYTEDAIAATQEMLDNLNKDAAWNNSLRDMETLMSDTIELAEERREKQEEGVTGIPTGLTDLDVLTSGWQKGEAVVIAARPAMGKTMVSLHLAKAAAKAGHNVLFCSIEMQGERLGDRLILLESDVNAHRWRSGQTAPDEWIDGQNTARELAKLPMMIDDNPSMSMDYIRAEARMLKSKGKCDMIIIDYLQLSDMKSNDRALRNREQEVAIATRKAKLMAKEMDCPVILLSQLNRDSETRPGKRPQLSDLRESGAIEQDADLVLLLYRPALAGLATDKESGYPTDGLGIIIAAKHRNGETGNVYFSHNKSMTKITDYTPPMDWLMNQKTN
- a CDS encoding DUF5675 family protein gives rise to the protein MELKLERIYLNKDYTIGKLYIDNEYYCDTLEDTTRDINKDGKFDNGETKIYGSTAIPFGKYLVDVTYSNHFKKLLPLLIDVPAFDGVRIHAGNVTADTLGCILVGLNKIKGQLVNSRIYANLLTDKLTQAKSNNERIYISIV
- a CDS encoding DUF4248 domain-containing protein, coding for MNNIKKQVPDSMAGCIKVADIANIYFPQYSKTETAKKKFRIMIRKSKALYNKLMEKGYNEESEHLTPIQKDLVFSFWGEPQRYVIIKK
- a CDS encoding DUF4248 domain-containing protein → MEMEEDFRIRTYTKAELAHLYNPCMTIPAALRTLARWITGNKTLATQLTVLEYNHRSRIYTPKQVKVIVEHLGEP